In the genome of Moorena sp. SIOASIH, the window AAGATCAAGCACCAATTAAATTATAACACTTTTGCTTAAAAAAAGCTGTTTAAATGGTAGTTTTTTATTGGGTGTGATAAGATAGAATAGGCTTCCCCTGTTTGGTAACAAGTTTTACTATGATTCAGCAGATTCAGCCCACCACAGATGACATCTTTTATCCCGAAAGTGACGGCAAACCAATGGCCGACAATACCCTTCAATTTGAACTAATTACCACCATTAAGTATGGCCTGGAAGTCCACTTCAAAGATGACCCCAATGTATTCGTTGCTGGGGATTTGTTGTGGTATCCAATACAAGGAGAACCCAAAATCAACCAAGCCCCGGATGTGATGGTAGTTATCGGTAGACCGAAAGGGCATCGGCGTTCTTATAAAACCTGGGTTGAAGATAACCTTAATCCCCAAGTCACCTTTGAAATTGCCTCCGAAACCAACACCATCAAAGAATTAGAAGAGGATAAACTCAAGTTTTACCGGACCCATGGAGTAGAAGAGTACTATCTCTATGACCCAAATAGAGCCAAACTAAAAGGCTGGTTGCGTTCAGGAAAAAAACTAGAACCAATCCCTCAGATGCTTGGTTGGGTGAGTCCCCGTTTAGGAATTACCTTTGAGTTAGTAGCATCTCAATTGGTGCTGTATTATCCCAATGGTGAGCCTTTTGCTAGCTATTTAGAAATTAGTGAGCAGAGAGAACAACAACGTCAACGGGCAGAACAGGCGGAAGAAGCTTTAGAGCAAGCACAGGAAGCTTTAGAGCTTGAACGAACTCGTATGAAAGCATTGTTGGAGCAATTAAAAGCAAAAGGGATAAATCCCGATGATTTTGACCTGTAAGGGATTTGATCGATAAATTGTTGGTTGCTAATATCTTGTTTCGTGGTAGTTTGTCCCACTGTGGGCAGGGGCGTAATTAGTCCTACTGAGATCAGACTAAGTAGAGCTGTTGCCCAAATTTTTTGCCTTTTTAACTTACTTGAAACCATACCGATACCCCCTACCTCAAATCCAGAGCCGCCTGTCAAATTTTACTTTTCTGCTGTTCTAGTTGACGCACCTTTGATTGATCTCCTAAAGCCCGATAACTGACCTGGGCTTGCTCTAACCACTGTAAAGCTTCTTCTTTACTGTCAAGAATTAGGGTGATAATTACTAAACTCTTTTGTATTTCCGCTTGACTGTTTAAATCTGATGCTGCTTGAGCGAGTTCTAAACCTTTGAGGTAACGCTCCTTTGCCAGTCGATTTAATCCCACTTGTGTGTAGGTATTCCCTAGCAGTTGATAGGTGGCTACCAAATTCTTCCCATCTTTGATGCTTTGTTCGAGGATATCAATCGCATCATATTTCAAGTCTTCGCTGAGGTAAAAATGGGCTAGGGCTAAGGAATTTGCTTCGTCACTTAACTGTTTTTGCTGGAGTTCCTCTACTTCTTTTAATAGGGTGGTAGCTTTCTTTTCATCAAGTATCCGAAAACCAAATACCCCTTCCTCTATAGAACGTTGACCGTTGTCAGTCTCAACAATTAACCAATAATAACCAGGTGGTAGAGGTTGTTCCCCTGAATAAACAATTTCTGTCTCCCTAGTGTCGGTTTTCCAGTCTAGATCTGATGCTTGTCCACGAATCCTAACAGAGTAACTTTCTGCACCTTCAACATGATGCCAGCGTAGGGTGGGTCGGTTGTCGAGTAAAGATGTGTTCCTCGGACTTAATAGGTAAGGAATGTTTTGATTATTTCTGCCTCTAGTATCACCGGTATAATCCTCTGAGTGAATTATTCTACTACCTCCGGTAGCAGGACAGCCTTCATTAACCATGGATGTTTTTCCCCGTTCAGGTTTCCAGGTTGTCCAGTTGGAACACAGCACTTCAACGGTAGCATTTGAGCCTACTAACAGCCGATAATCCCCCCTGAGTACATCACCAATAGAAGCTGGTTGAAAATTTGACCAATCGGGCTTCTGGAATTTGACTTCACCTGGAGGACCCAAGGCGATAATTAGGTTAAACCTTGGTATTTGAGGCAGGGCAGGTTTGATG includes:
- a CDS encoding Uma2 family endonuclease gives rise to the protein MIQQIQPTTDDIFYPESDGKPMADNTLQFELITTIKYGLEVHFKDDPNVFVAGDLLWYPIQGEPKINQAPDVMVVIGRPKGHRRSYKTWVEDNLNPQVTFEIASETNTIKELEEDKLKFYRTHGVEEYYLYDPNRAKLKGWLRSGKKLEPIPQMLGWVSPRLGITFELVASQLVLYYPNGEPFASYLEISEQREQQRQRAEQAEEALEQAQEALELERTRMKALLEQLKAKGINPDDFDL